A section of the Mesorhizobium loti genome encodes:
- a CDS encoding sugar phosphate isomerase/epimerase family protein yields MKIGMCMFLWTTAVSKKHEPLLRDIKATGFDGVEIPIFVGAPDDYKKLGDLLDRIGLERTAVSAMGDPSMNLISADAATRRAGVDYMKWAIDCSDALGARTLSGPLHSTLGAFSGSGPTAAEKKRSVSSQRTIGDHAGKKNVAIGLEALNRFECYLLNTMADLSEHIDAIDRPHIKAMYDTFHANIEEADPIGAYTKHRRNVVHIHISENDRGVPGRGNIPWKETFAAIRKSGYDDWLTIESFGRSLKDLAAATKVWRDFSETPEAVYREGYKHIRNGWKKAA; encoded by the coding sequence ATGAAAATCGGCATGTGCATGTTTTTGTGGACCACGGCCGTATCGAAGAAGCACGAGCCGCTGCTGCGCGACATCAAGGCAACCGGCTTCGACGGCGTTGAGATACCCATCTTCGTCGGTGCGCCGGACGACTACAAGAAGCTCGGCGACCTGCTCGATCGCATCGGTCTGGAACGCACGGCCGTCTCCGCCATGGGCGATCCCTCGATGAACCTGATCTCAGCCGACGCCGCGACGCGCAGGGCCGGCGTCGATTACATGAAATGGGCCATCGATTGCTCCGATGCGCTTGGCGCAAGGACGCTGAGCGGGCCGCTGCATTCGACACTCGGCGCCTTTTCGGGTTCCGGGCCGACGGCGGCGGAGAAGAAGCGCTCGGTTTCCTCGCAGCGCACCATCGGCGACCATGCCGGCAAGAAGAATGTCGCCATCGGGCTCGAGGCGCTGAACCGCTTCGAATGTTATCTCCTCAACACGATGGCCGATCTCTCGGAACACATCGACGCCATCGACCGGCCGCACATCAAGGCGATGTACGACACTTTCCACGCCAATATCGAGGAGGCCGATCCGATCGGCGCCTATACGAAGCACCGCAGGAATGTCGTGCACATCCACATATCGGAAAACGATCGCGGCGTGCCGGGGCGCGGCAATATTCCGTGGAAAGAGACGTTCGCGGCGATCCGCAAGAGCGGCTATGACGACTGGCTGACGATCGAGTCGTTCGGCCGCTCGCTAAAGGATTTGGCGGCCGCGACCAAGGTGTGGCGCGATTTCTCGGAAACGCCGGAAGCGGTTTATCGCGAGGGCTACAAGCATATCAGGAACGGGTGGAAGAAGGCCGCTTAG
- the phnE gene encoding phosphonate ABC transporter, permease protein PhnE, with protein MASMTADEILSIEERYPQVFRRPLYKRFSPLFLFAGILLYLVYVLWFFNLPQVLRESHWERLPLFLTQWISYDLQPEFRLDQPEITPKYPRFSALGENPNPDWVMKNPDGTYTILIDGPAKSVTFDKTRATITANGQTVPVLLTSGKPVVQGPVPEWVTAHDDEVVAKMGFVGEVRVTVDRVKVRKRFLGWANFVFDTRSPFFGKPAGEVISLLMSGPELKPGTSNLALAADNIWNNAQWQHGDVWTKLLQTIVMAFLGTLLGGIVAFPLAFFAARNITPSGVLGQVLKRFFDFMRSVDMLIWALFFTRAFGPGPLAGSAAIFFTEIGTLGKTYSEALENIDDKPREGVVSTGANGLLVQRYGVMPEVIPVFISQTLYQWESNTRGATIIGAVGAGGIGLKLWEAMRTNSNWANVFYMVLLILLVVFIFDNISNFLRRRLSRTIHDYNRIQAEQG; from the coding sequence ATGGCTTCCATGACCGCAGACGAGATCCTGTCGATCGAGGAGCGCTACCCTCAAGTGTTCCGGCGCCCGCTGTACAAGCGCTTCTCGCCGCTGTTCCTGTTCGCCGGCATCCTGCTTTACCTCGTCTATGTCCTCTGGTTCTTCAACCTGCCGCAGGTGCTGCGGGAGTCGCATTGGGAGCGCCTGCCGCTCTTCCTGACGCAGTGGATCAGCTACGACCTGCAGCCGGAATTCCGCCTCGACCAGCCTGAGATCACGCCGAAATATCCGCGCTTCTCGGCACTCGGCGAGAATCCCAACCCCGACTGGGTGATGAAAAATCCGGACGGCACCTATACGATCCTGATCGACGGGCCGGCGAAATCCGTCACTTTCGACAAGACTCGGGCGACGATCACGGCCAACGGCCAGACGGTTCCCGTCCTGTTGACCAGCGGTAAGCCGGTCGTCCAGGGTCCGGTGCCCGAATGGGTGACGGCGCATGACGACGAAGTGGTCGCTAAGATGGGCTTCGTCGGCGAGGTCCGCGTCACCGTCGACCGCGTCAAGGTGCGCAAGCGCTTCCTCGGCTGGGCGAACTTCGTTTTCGACACCCGCTCACCCTTCTTCGGCAAGCCGGCCGGCGAGGTGATCTCGCTCCTCATGTCCGGCCCCGAACTCAAGCCCGGCACCTCGAACCTTGCGCTCGCCGCCGACAACATCTGGAACAATGCCCAGTGGCAGCATGGCGACGTCTGGACGAAGCTGCTGCAGACCATCGTCATGGCGTTTCTGGGCACGCTGCTCGGCGGCATCGTCGCCTTTCCGCTTGCCTTCTTCGCCGCCCGCAACATCACGCCGAGCGGCGTGCTCGGCCAGGTCCTCAAGCGCTTCTTCGACTTCATGCGCTCGGTCGACATGCTGATCTGGGCCTTGTTCTTCACCCGCGCCTTCGGCCCTGGCCCGCTGGCCGGCAGTGCGGCGATCTTCTTCACCGAGATCGGCACGCTCGGCAAAACCTATTCCGAGGCCCTGGAAAATATCGACGACAAGCCGCGCGAAGGCGTGGTTTCAACCGGCGCCAACGGCCTTCTGGTGCAGCGCTACGGCGTCATGCCGGAAGTCATCCCCGTGTTCATCAGCCAGACGCTTTACCAGTGGGAATCCAACACCAGGGGCGCCACCATCATCGGCGCGGTCGGGGCCGGCGGCATCGGCCTGAAACTCTGGGAAGCCATGCGCACCAACTCCAACTGGGCCAATGTCTTCTACATGGTGCTTTTGATCCTGCTGGTCGTCTTCATCTTCGACAACATCTCGAACTTCCTGCGCCGGCGGCTGAGCCGCACCATCCACGACTACAACCGGATCCAGGCCGAGCAGGGGTAG
- the phnE gene encoding phosphonate ABC transporter, permease protein PhnE encodes MADAWRRQTSLRRFYTVLGVGLLLAAMLASMWFADEANAGHFFDRLPHILDFLSWLVPKDWNDVWRALFDIASPHDNGSQEFNFPLGRVYVWGGFYVPEYFELMLTTVNVALVSTVIGFVLAVPFSFIAARNLTPHPLLRLVVKRVMELLRAFPEIVIAGLFAAIVSIGPIAAIIAIGLHSIGALGKLFYEVNENIDMRAEEGLRAVGANWFERVRFADLPQVLPNFMSYTLLRVEINVRASTIIGAVGGGGIGEELKLSISRGFGAKTLALVLLLFTTIFIIDQFSAWLRRKLVGEQAFMMGA; translated from the coding sequence ATGGCCGATGCCTGGCGACGCCAGACGTCGCTGCGCCGGTTTTATACCGTGCTCGGCGTCGGCCTGCTTCTCGCCGCGATGCTGGCAAGCATGTGGTTCGCCGACGAAGCCAATGCCGGCCATTTCTTCGACCGGCTGCCGCATATTCTGGATTTCCTGAGCTGGCTCGTCCCCAAGGACTGGAACGACGTCTGGCGGGCGCTCTTCGATATTGCCTCGCCGCACGACAACGGCTCACAGGAATTCAACTTTCCGCTTGGCCGCGTCTATGTCTGGGGCGGTTTCTACGTCCCCGAATATTTCGAGCTTATGTTGACCACGGTCAACGTGGCGCTCGTCTCGACCGTCATCGGCTTCGTCCTCGCCGTGCCATTCTCCTTCATCGCGGCGCGCAACCTGACGCCGCACCCGCTGCTGCGGCTGGTCGTCAAGCGCGTCATGGAACTGCTGCGCGCCTTTCCGGAGATCGTCATCGCCGGCCTGTTCGCGGCAATCGTCTCCATCGGCCCGATCGCGGCCATCATCGCCATCGGCCTGCATTCGATCGGCGCGCTCGGCAAGCTGTTCTACGAGGTCAACGAAAACATCGACATGCGGGCCGAGGAAGGCCTGCGCGCAGTGGGCGCCAACTGGTTCGAGCGGGTGCGCTTCGCCGACCTGCCGCAGGTCCTGCCCAATTTCATGTCCTACACATTGCTGCGCGTCGAGATCAACGTCCGCGCCTCCACCATCATCGGCGCCGTCGGTGGCGGCGGCATCGGCGAGGAATTGAAGCTTTCCATCTCACGCGGCTTCGGCGCCAAGACGCTGGCGCTGGTGCTTCTCCTGTTCACCACCATCTTCATCATCGACCAGTTTTCCGCCTGGCTGCGCCGCAAGCTGGTTGGCGAACAGGCCTTCATGATGGGCGCTTAG
- the phnD gene encoding phosphonate ABC transporter substrate-binding protein: MFRKMVLSAVSVLAMATNMAHAADMKEFRVGILGGENETDRLRNYQCLADHLKAEFGFEKVSLFPAADYDGVIQGLLGGTLDFAELGASGYASVYLKDPKAVTPILTTKQTDGSTGYYSIGLALKTSGITDIKSAKGKKLGYADPDSTSGYLIPLTQIPKDTGASNETFFASTQFNGGHENNILAVRDGKVDVAVDDSSGIGDFKNGFTSGTFHKVVAKGAVDPNDFVEVWRSGLIPNGPLVVRTAIGEDMTAKLAAFFTELPTKDKACFEGVEGGDFTGYVPVKPDFYNVIVEARKAAIGG; encoded by the coding sequence ATGTTCAGGAAGATGGTTTTGAGCGCCGTTTCGGTGCTCGCGATGGCGACCAACATGGCCCACGCGGCCGACATGAAGGAATTCCGTGTCGGTATCCTCGGCGGCGAGAACGAAACCGACCGCCTGCGCAACTACCAGTGCCTGGCCGATCACCTGAAGGCCGAATTCGGCTTCGAGAAGGTCTCGCTGTTCCCGGCCGCCGACTATGACGGCGTCATCCAGGGCCTGCTCGGCGGCACCCTCGACTTCGCCGAACTCGGCGCCTCCGGCTATGCCAGCGTCTATCTCAAGGACCCCAAGGCGGTCACCCCGATCCTCACCACCAAGCAGACCGACGGCTCCACCGGCTATTACTCGATCGGCCTGGCGCTGAAGACCTCGGGCATCACCGACATCAAGTCCGCGAAGGGCAAGAAGCTCGGCTATGCCGATCCGGACTCCACCTCCGGCTACCTGATCCCGCTGACCCAGATCCCGAAGGACACCGGCGCGTCGAACGAAACCTTCTTCGCCTCGACCCAGTTCAACGGCGGCCACGAGAACAACATCCTGGCCGTACGCGACGGCAAGGTTGACGTGGCGGTGGACGATTCCTCCGGCATCGGCGATTTCAAGAACGGCTTCACCTCGGGCACCTTCCACAAGGTCGTCGCCAAGGGCGCCGTCGACCCGAACGACTTCGTCGAAGTCTGGCGCTCGGGCCTGATTCCGAATGGCCCGCTGGTCGTGCGCACGGCGATCGGTGAGGACATGACCGCCAAGCTCGCCGCCTTCTTCACCGAACTCCCGACCAAGGACAAGGCTTGCTTCGAAGGCGTCGAAGGCGGCGATTTCACCGGCTATGTGCCGGTGAAGCCGGACTTCTACAACGTCATCGTCGAAGCCCGTAAGGCAGCCATCGGCGGCTAA
- the phnC gene encoding phosphonate ABC transporter ATP-binding protein: MSASPATLEIRGVSRRFGKNTAVSDVTISIPQGQMVGVIGRSGAGKSTLLRMINRLVDPSQGSICFDGAEVSQLRGSPLRRWQRDCAMIFQQFNLVPRLDVLTNVLLGKLNHRSTLSNLLGMFSRAECAEAVAALERLDIARTALQPAGTLSGGQQQRVAIARAMMQQPKVILADEPIASLDPLNAKVVMDSLQDINLREGITVVTNLHTLDTARAYCNRIIGMAAGKVVFDGPPEELNREAVRLVYGADSNGAEISEAITSTSVAFKQKIAASAGPLEPAFPGY, from the coding sequence ATGTCAGCAAGCCCTGCCACGCTCGAAATCCGCGGTGTCAGCCGACGATTTGGCAAGAACACCGCCGTCAGCGACGTCACCATCTCGATCCCGCAGGGTCAGATGGTCGGCGTCATCGGCCGTTCGGGCGCTGGCAAATCGACCCTTCTTCGCATGATCAACCGTCTCGTCGACCCCAGCCAGGGGTCGATTTGTTTTGACGGCGCCGAGGTCTCCCAGTTGCGCGGCTCACCGCTGCGGCGCTGGCAGCGCGATTGCGCCATGATCTTCCAGCAGTTCAACCTGGTGCCGCGCCTCGACGTGCTGACCAACGTGCTGCTCGGCAAGTTGAACCATCGTTCGACCCTGTCCAACCTTCTCGGCATGTTCTCGCGCGCCGAATGCGCCGAGGCGGTCGCGGCCCTGGAGCGGCTCGACATCGCCCGTACCGCCTTGCAGCCCGCCGGCACGCTGTCCGGCGGACAGCAGCAGCGCGTCGCTATCGCCCGCGCCATGATGCAGCAGCCCAAGGTTATCCTCGCCGACGAGCCGATCGCCTCGCTCGACCCGCTCAACGCCAAGGTGGTGATGGATTCCCTGCAGGACATCAATCTGCGCGAAGGCATCACCGTCGTCACCAATCTGCATACGCTCGATACCGCGCGCGCCTATTGCAACCGCATAATCGGCATGGCCGCCGGCAAGGTCGTCTTCGACGGTCCACCCGAGGAACTGAACCGCGAGGCCGTGCGCCTCGTCTATGGCGCCGACAGCAACGGCGCAGAGATATCGGAGGCCATCACCTCCACCAGCGTTGCCTTCAAGCAAAAGATCGCAGCATCCGCCGGACCGCTCGAACCTGCTTTCCCAGGTTACTGA
- a CDS encoding DUF1868 domain-containing protein: MPDTLRPSLAGFFAGSNPTPPTHLGTRYDTSGNFLTEPGNTVVSHLVGGSPSEAVVLGVREKMLAMPDAHRLAFTPVSSLHMTLFQGIIEYRRRLPFWPHDVPLDTSIDAMTRLYLERLKGFKGFGPFNIKVIEVVPTGLTVAGATDEDVRIMRQWRDALAVPFGYRHPDHDTYVFHITFAYQIQRLADDRAAAWQALFDDCLALFARQAPIIEIKAPALCAFRDMKHFEELLVLG, translated from the coding sequence ATGCCCGACACCCTCAGACCCTCGCTCGCCGGATTCTTTGCCGGCTCCAATCCGACCCCACCGACGCATCTCGGTACCCGGTACGACACATCGGGCAATTTCCTGACCGAGCCAGGCAACACCGTCGTCAGCCATCTGGTCGGAGGTTCGCCATCCGAGGCCGTGGTGCTTGGCGTGCGTGAGAAGATGCTGGCGATGCCTGACGCCCACCGGCTCGCCTTCACGCCCGTCTCCAGCCTGCACATGACGCTGTTCCAGGGCATCATCGAATATCGCCGCCGCCTGCCCTTCTGGCCGCACGACGTGCCGCTAGACACCAGCATCGATGCGATGACTCGCCTCTATCTGGAGCGCCTGAAGGGCTTCAAGGGCTTCGGCCCCTTCAACATCAAGGTGATCGAGGTCGTGCCGACCGGCCTCACCGTTGCCGGCGCGACGGACGAGGATGTGCGCATCATGCGTCAATGGCGCGATGCGCTGGCGGTGCCGTTCGGCTACCGGCATCCCGATCACGACACATACGTCTTCCACATCACCTTCGCCTACCAGATCCAGCGTCTCGCCGACGACAGGGCCGCGGCCTGGCAGGCACTGTTCGACGATTGCCTGGCGCTTTTCGCAAGGCAGGCTCCGATAATCGAGATCAAGGCGCCCGCCCTCTGCGCCTTCCGCGACATGAAGCATTTCGAGGAATTGCTGGTGCTCGGCTGA
- a CDS encoding DapH/DapD/GlmU-related protein produces MTRKLSETPLVHPTAEVHNSTLGRWTEIADRSRVSESELGDYSYMMQDCAVWCATIGKFANIAASVRLNATNHPTWRPTLHHFTYRASDYWDDAEHESEFFAQRRAKRVSIGHDTWLGHGSTVLPGVSVGDGAAVGAGAVVSKDVAPYTIVAGVPARPIRERFDRRTAERYQALAWWDWDHARLRASLDDFRELSAEAFLEKYEG; encoded by the coding sequence ATGACCAGGAAATTGTCGGAGACGCCGCTGGTCCACCCGACGGCGGAGGTGCACAACTCGACGCTTGGCCGCTGGACCGAGATCGCCGACCGCAGCCGGGTTTCGGAAAGCGAGCTCGGCGATTATTCCTACATGATGCAGGATTGCGCCGTCTGGTGCGCGACGATCGGCAAGTTCGCCAACATCGCCGCAAGCGTGCGCCTCAACGCCACCAATCACCCGACCTGGCGGCCGACGCTGCACCATTTCACCTACCGCGCCTCGGACTATTGGGACGATGCCGAGCATGAGAGCGAGTTCTTCGCCCAGCGCCGCGCCAAGCGCGTCAGCATCGGCCACGACACCTGGCTCGGTCACGGTTCGACCGTCCTGCCCGGCGTTAGTGTCGGCGATGGCGCCGCGGTCGGCGCCGGCGCCGTCGTGTCGAAGGATGTCGCGCCCTACACCATCGTCGCCGGCGTGCCGGCAAGGCCGATCCGCGAGCGCTTCGACCGCCGCACCGCCGAACGCTACCAGGCGCTTGCCTGGTGGGACTGGGACCATGCCAGGCTGCGCGCGTCACTTGATGATTTTCGCGAGCTTTCGGCCGAGGCCTTCCTGGAGAAATACGAGGGGTAG
- the phnL gene encoding phosphonate C-P lyase system protein PhnL → MPTPLVVSDVAKSFTMHLRDGIKLPVVAGVSFSIKAGECTVLGGPSGAGKSSILKMLYGNYAADEGQIIVSHEDGLIDLANASPRTVLAVRRQTIGYVSQFLRTVPRVSALDVVAEPLVERGEEREAARGKARALLAKLNLPEKLWALPPATFSGGEQQRVNIARGFITEHPILLLDEPTASLDATNRDVVIELIAAKKAAGVALLGIFHDHDVREAVADRIIDVTAFAPGKLAA, encoded by the coding sequence ATGCCAACCCCGCTCGTTGTTTCCGACGTCGCCAAGAGCTTCACCATGCACCTGCGCGACGGCATCAAGCTGCCCGTCGTCGCTGGTGTCTCATTCTCGATCAAGGCTGGCGAATGCACGGTGCTCGGCGGTCCGTCCGGTGCCGGCAAGAGCTCGATCCTGAAAATGCTCTACGGCAACTATGCCGCCGATGAAGGTCAGATCATCGTCAGTCACGAGGACGGGCTGATCGATCTCGCCAATGCCAGCCCGCGCACCGTGCTTGCCGTGCGCCGGCAAACGATCGGCTATGTCAGCCAGTTCCTGCGCACCGTGCCGCGCGTTTCGGCGCTTGATGTCGTCGCGGAGCCATTGGTCGAACGCGGCGAGGAGCGCGAGGCGGCCAGAGGCAAGGCGCGCGCACTGTTGGCAAAGCTCAACCTGCCGGAAAAACTCTGGGCGCTGCCGCCAGCGACCTTCTCCGGCGGTGAGCAACAGCGCGTCAACATCGCGCGCGGCTTCATCACCGAACACCCGATCCTGCTGCTCGACGAGCCGACCGCCTCGCTCGATGCCACCAACCGCGACGTGGTGATCGAACTCATCGCCGCCAAGAAGGCGGCTGGCGTCGCCCTCCTCGGCATCTTCCACGATCACGATGTGCGCGAGGCGGTTGCCGACCGCATCATCGACGTCACCGCCTTTGCTCCGGGAAAACTCGCCGCATGA
- the phnK gene encoding phosphonate C-P lyase system protein PhnK, producing MTDEPLLRVSALSKFYGSRVGCDNVTFDLWPGEVLAVVGESGSGKTTLLNCLSTRLLPSSGTASYRMRDGQFRELYRMSEAERRFLMRTDWGFVHQNPADGLRMTVSAGANVGERLMAVGDRHYGKIRATAVDWLSRVEIEEDRIDDEPRAFSGGMRQRLQIARNLVTGPRLVFMDEPTGGLDVSVQARLLDLLRGLVTDLGLAAIVVTHDLAVARLLSQRMMVMKDGRVVESGLTDRVLDDPRAPYTQLLVSSILQV from the coding sequence ATGACCGACGAACCGTTGCTGCGCGTCTCGGCGCTCTCCAAATTCTACGGTTCGCGCGTCGGCTGCGACAACGTCACCTTCGACCTGTGGCCGGGCGAGGTCCTGGCTGTCGTCGGCGAATCCGGTTCCGGCAAGACGACGCTGCTCAACTGCTTGTCGACGCGGCTCTTACCTTCCTCCGGCACCGCCAGCTACCGCATGCGCGACGGCCAGTTTCGTGAGCTCTACCGCATGAGCGAGGCCGAGCGCCGCTTCTTGATGCGCACCGACTGGGGCTTTGTCCACCAGAACCCGGCCGATGGCCTGCGCATGACGGTGTCGGCCGGCGCCAATGTCGGCGAACGGCTGATGGCGGTCGGCGACCGCCACTACGGCAAGATCCGCGCCACGGCCGTCGACTGGCTGTCACGCGTCGAGATCGAGGAAGACCGCATCGACGACGAGCCGCGCGCCTTTTCCGGCGGCATGCGCCAGCGCCTGCAGATCGCCCGCAACCTCGTCACCGGCCCACGGCTGGTGTTCATGGATGAGCCGACGGGCGGCCTCGATGTCTCGGTGCAGGCGCGACTGCTTGATCTCCTGCGCGGACTGGTCACCGATCTTGGTCTCGCGGCCATCGTCGTCACCCACGACCTTGCCGTCGCACGTCTTCTCTCCCAGCGCATGATGGTGATGAAGGACGGCCGCGTCGTCGAAAGCGGACTCACCGACCGCGTGCTCGATGATCCGCGCGCGCCTTACACGCAGCTTCTCGTTTCCTCGATTCTGCAGGTGTAG
- a CDS encoding alpha-D-ribose 1-methylphosphonate 5-phosphate C-P-lyase PhnJ, with protein MTDIATYNFAYLDEQTKRMIRRAILKGIAIPGYQVPFASREMPMPYGWGTGGVQVTASIIGPDDVLKVIDQGADDTTNAVSIRAFFKKVANVAVTTDTASATIIQTRHRIPEHPLTAGQVLVYQVPIPEPLRFLEPRETETRKMHALEEYGLMHVKLYEDIAKHGRIATTYAYPVKVEGRYVMDPSPTPKFDNPKMHRSPALQLFGAGREKRIYAVPPFTDVVSLDFEDHPFEVQTFDQPCALCAAENVYLDEVILDDHGGHMFVCSDTDHCEKRRADGHRGHLAPDADHASEKMEPAQ; from the coding sequence ATGACCGACATAGCCACCTACAACTTCGCCTATCTCGACGAGCAGACCAAAAGGATGATCCGCCGCGCGATCCTCAAGGGCATCGCCATCCCCGGCTATCAGGTGCCGTTCGCCTCGCGCGAGATGCCGATGCCCTATGGCTGGGGCACCGGCGGCGTCCAGGTCACCGCTTCGATCATAGGTCCGGATGATGTGCTGAAGGTCATCGACCAGGGCGCCGACGATACCACCAACGCGGTGTCGATCCGTGCCTTCTTCAAGAAGGTCGCCAATGTCGCTGTCACCACCGATACCGCCAGCGCCACCATCATCCAGACCCGCCACCGCATTCCCGAACATCCGCTGACCGCGGGCCAGGTGCTGGTCTACCAGGTGCCGATCCCCGAGCCGCTGCGCTTCCTCGAGCCGCGCGAGACCGAAACGCGAAAAATGCATGCGCTGGAGGAATACGGCCTCATGCATGTGAAGCTTTACGAGGACATCGCCAAGCATGGCCGCATCGCCACCACCTATGCCTATCCGGTGAAGGTCGAAGGCCGCTATGTCATGGATCCCTCGCCGACGCCGAAATTCGACAATCCCAAGATGCACCGCTCGCCTGCCCTGCAGCTGTTCGGCGCCGGTCGCGAAAAGCGTATCTACGCGGTGCCGCCCTTCACCGATGTTGTCAGCCTGGACTTCGAGGACCACCCCTTCGAGGTGCAGACCTTCGACCAGCCCTGCGCGCTGTGCGCCGCCGAGAACGTGTATCTCGACGAGGTCATCCTCGACGACCACGGCGGCCACATGTTCGTCTGCTCCGACACCGACCACTGCGAGAAGCGGCGAGCCGACGGCCATCGCGGCCACCTTGCCCCCGATGCCGATCATGCCTCGGAAAAAATGGAGCCGGCACAATGA
- the fosX gene encoding FosX/FosE/FosI family fosfomycin resistance hydrolase, whose product MIEGLSHMTFIVRDLDRMSAILEGVFDAREVYASDADQFSLSREKFFLIGDIWIAIMEGEALPERSYNHIAFKIDDADFDRYAERVAKLGLHMRPPRPRVEGEGRSIYFYDDDNHMFELHTGTLADRLARYAKGLEIAS is encoded by the coding sequence ATGATCGAAGGCCTGTCCCACATGACTTTCATCGTCCGCGACCTCGACCGGATGAGCGCCATCCTCGAGGGCGTCTTCGACGCGCGCGAGGTCTATGCCAGCGACGCCGACCAGTTCTCGCTGTCGCGCGAAAAATTCTTCCTGATCGGCGACATCTGGATCGCCATCATGGAAGGCGAGGCATTGCCGGAGCGCAGCTATAACCACATCGCCTTCAAGATCGATGACGCCGATTTCGACCGTTACGCCGAGCGTGTCGCCAAGCTAGGCCTCCACATGCGCCCGCCGCGTCCGCGCGTCGAGGGCGAGGGCCGCTCGATCTATTTCTACGACGACGACAACCACATGTTCGAACTGCACACCGGCACGCTTGCGGACCGGCTGGCGCGCTATGCCAAGGGATTGGAGATAGCATCATGA
- a CDS encoding carbon-phosphorus lyase complex subunit PhnI → MYVAVKGGEAAIANAHSLLADRRRGDRSVPALRLDQIVEQLSLGVDRVMSEGSLYDRELAALAIVQARGDMIEAIFLVRAYRTTLPRFGYSKPIDTGTMRVERRVSATYKDLPGGQLLGPTFDYTHRLLDPELAAGADVAEPLQRETEAQAMPRVSAILAREGLIEPDGEMPQDHVPGDITREPLEFPMARDIRLQALSRGDEGFLLALGYSTQRGYARNHPFVGEIRIGEVELELDTPELPFAAPLGTVRVTECQMVNQFKGSAKAPPQFTRGYGLVFGQSERKAMAMALCDRALRASELGEDIVAAAQDEEFVISHSDNVQATGFVEHLKLPHYVDFQAELDLVRRMRAEYDAREHPTKVDEKREAAE, encoded by the coding sequence ATGTATGTCGCGGTAAAGGGCGGCGAGGCCGCAATCGCCAATGCCCACAGCCTTCTCGCCGACCGCCGGCGCGGCGACCGTTCGGTGCCCGCCCTGCGCCTCGACCAGATCGTCGAGCAACTGTCGCTCGGCGTCGATCGGGTGATGAGCGAAGGCTCGCTCTATGATCGTGAACTGGCCGCACTCGCCATCGTCCAGGCGCGCGGCGACATGATCGAGGCGATCTTCCTGGTGCGCGCCTATCGCACCACGCTGCCGCGCTTCGGCTATTCGAAGCCGATCGACACCGGCACGATGCGGGTCGAGCGGCGCGTGTCGGCAACCTACAAGGACCTGCCCGGCGGCCAGCTTCTCGGCCCGACCTTCGACTACACCCACCGGCTGCTCGATCCCGAGCTTGCCGCCGGCGCCGATGTCGCCGAGCCGTTGCAGCGCGAGACGGAAGCGCAGGCCATGCCGCGCGTCTCGGCGATCCTTGCCCGCGAAGGCCTGATCGAACCGGATGGCGAGATGCCGCAGGACCACGTGCCTGGCGACATCACCCGCGAGCCGCTGGAATTCCCGATGGCGCGCGACATCCGCCTGCAGGCGCTGTCGCGCGGCGACGAGGGTTTCCTGCTGGCGCTCGGTTATTCCACCCAGCGCGGCTATGCCCGCAACCATCCCTTTGTCGGCGAAATCCGCATCGGCGAGGTTGAACTGGAACTCGACACTCCCGAACTGCCCTTCGCCGCCCCGCTCGGCACGGTGCGGGTCACTGAATGCCAGATGGTCAATCAGTTCAAGGGATCGGCCAAGGCGCCGCCGCAATTCACCCGCGGCTACGGCCTCGTCTTCGGCCAGAGCGAGCGCAAGGCGATGGCCATGGCGCTCTGCGACCGGGCTCTGCGCGCCTCCGAACTCGGCGAGGACATTGTCGCCGCCGCCCAGGACGAGGAGTTCGTCATCTCGCACTCCGACAATGTCCAGGCGACCGGCTTCGTCGAGCATCTGAAGCTGCCGCACTATGTCGACTTCCAGGCCGAACTCGACCTCGTGCGCCGTATGCGCGCCGAGTACGACGCTCGGGAGCACCCCACAAAGGTGGACGAAAAGCGGGAGGCCGCGGAATGA